In the genome of bacterium, the window TGCTGCTCAGAAGATGACCGCTGCCAGGACGCTGATAAATCAACTTCCCTGTGGCCGTCACTTTGATTCGCTTCGTCACCATCTTCTTCGTTTTTTTCTTAATCTTCTTCGCTTTTTTCTTAGCCATGATACTCCTCATTCCGGGGTCGACGCCACGTATTGGCACGAATGGTCCGCCATCCGGAAAAACAAGGGGGGGACTCTACCTGAGAGACCTTGCCCCGTAAAGCTTTTTCAAAAAATAACCTTAACGCGGAGGAATCGGCCTTGGCGCCATCACGGGTGACACGGGCGTCGAAACGCCGGACACCGCTGATGGAATAGGCAATCCCGTTCCCAGTCCCGCCGGGCGTGCTGCCCCGGGCGTAACCGGTTTTCCCGACCGCGGTCCCAGCACCATCACGATACTGCTGCCGATCAATTTCGGAGGCATATCCGGCTGAGCCACCTCTTCGCAGCTCTTCATCACGCGGTTGATCACCTCGAACCCGAGTTCACGGTGCGCATTCTCACGGCCACGGAAGTACAGGGAACACTTCACCTTCATCCCCTTTTCGAGGAATCCGTGAATGTGATTCACCTTCGTCTCAAAATCATGATCCGCCACATTCGCATGGAATTTAACTTCCTTCATTTCGGCGGCATGCTGAT includes:
- the rpmI gene encoding 50S ribosomal protein L35, translated to MAKKKAKKIKKKTKKMVTKRIKVTATGKLIYQRPGSGHLLSSKSRKRKRNMRGGKVVHDTDHKRIAEMI
- the infC gene encoding translation initiation factor IF-3 encodes the protein MRPQAIRVNHRIRCPQVRLLDSQGNMLGVVTVSEAMSMAVRAGLDLVEVSPNAEPPVCRIMDFGKFKYEQARKERDARKHQHAAEMKEVKFHANVADHDFETKVNHIHGFLEKGMKVKCSLYFRGRENAHRELGFEVINRVMKSCEEVAQPDMPPKLIGSSIVMVLGPRSGKPVTPGAARPAGLGTGLPIPSAVSGVSTPVSPVMAPRPIPPR